One Parageobacillus sp. KH3-4 genomic region harbors:
- a CDS encoding cysteine desulfurase has translation MNTKEIRRLFPILDQKVNGKPLIYLDNAATSQKPLSVIETLDRYYREYNSNVHRGVHTLGTKATDAYEGAREKVRRFINAKSTQEIIFTRGTTTALNMVAASYGRANLQEGDEIVITYMEHHSNLIPWQQAAKRTGATLKYIPLQADGTIDMKDVEATVTENTKIVAVAHVSNVLGTINPIKEIARVAHQRGAVLVVDAAQSAPHMKIDVQDLDCDFLAFSGHKMCGPTGIGVLYGKRELLEKMEPVEFGGEMIDFVDLYESTWKELPWKFEGGTPIIAGAIGLGAAIDFLEEIGLDNIAAHEQELAQYALERLSAIDGLTIYGPKHRGGLVTFNIEGVHPHDVATVLDAEGIAVRAGHHCAQPLMKWLNVTATARASFYLYNTKEEIDQFVGALQKTKEYFGHVF, from the coding sequence ATGAATACGAAAGAGATTCGTCGGTTATTTCCAATTTTAGATCAAAAAGTAAATGGGAAGCCGCTTATATATCTTGACAATGCCGCGACGTCGCAAAAGCCCCTTTCCGTCATTGAAACGCTTGACCGCTATTATCGCGAGTATAACTCAAACGTCCATCGCGGCGTGCATACACTTGGGACAAAAGCGACGGACGCATATGAAGGAGCGCGTGAAAAAGTACGGCGGTTTATTAATGCGAAGTCCACACAAGAAATTATTTTTACAAGAGGAACGACAACAGCGTTAAACATGGTCGCAGCGAGCTATGGCCGCGCCAATTTGCAGGAAGGCGATGAAATCGTCATTACGTACATGGAACACCATAGCAATTTGATCCCGTGGCAGCAAGCAGCCAAACGGACAGGGGCGACATTAAAATATATTCCGCTGCAAGCGGATGGAACGATCGATATGAAAGATGTGGAAGCAACGGTGACGGAAAATACGAAAATCGTAGCTGTTGCCCACGTATCCAACGTATTAGGGACGATTAACCCAATTAAGGAAATTGCGCGCGTTGCTCATCAACGTGGCGCTGTCCTGGTGGTAGATGCCGCGCAAAGCGCTCCTCATATGAAAATTGATGTTCAAGATCTCGATTGCGATTTTTTGGCGTTTTCTGGGCATAAAATGTGCGGTCCGACAGGAATTGGAGTATTATATGGTAAAAGAGAGTTATTAGAAAAGATGGAACCGGTAGAGTTTGGCGGCGAAATGATCGATTTCGTAGACTTGTACGAGTCGACGTGGAAAGAGCTTCCGTGGAAATTCGAGGGCGGGACCCCGATTATTGCGGGAGCAATCGGTTTAGGGGCAGCGATCGACTTCCTTGAAGAAATCGGGTTGGACAATATTGCTGCACACGAGCAGGAGCTTGCTCAGTATGCCTTAGAACGGTTATCCGCGATCGATGGGCTCACGATTTACGGCCCGAAACATCGCGGCGGGTTAGTGACGTTCAACATAGAAGGGGTTCATCCGCATGATGTGGCAACCGTCCTTGATGCGGAAGGAATCGCCGTCCGCGCCGGCCACCATTGTGCCCAGCCGTTAATGAAATGGTTAAACGTAACGGCCACAGCACGCGCGAGCTTTTATCTCTATAATACAAAAGAGGAAATCGATCAATTTGTTGGCGCATTACAGAAAACGAAGGAGTATTTTGGCCATGTCTTCTAA
- the sufU gene encoding Fe-S cluster assembly sulfur transfer protein SufU — translation MSSNNPLDMLYRQVIMDHYKNPRNRGVLEGNSVDINMNNPTCGDRIHLTMKVEDGKIADVKFEGEGCSISMSSASMMTQAIKGKTVEEALKLATIFSDMMQGKEYDDDIDLGDIEALQGVSKFPARIKCATLAWKAMEKGLHQHH, via the coding sequence ATGTCTTCTAACAACCCTTTAGATATGCTTTATCGTCAAGTGATTATGGATCATTATAAAAATCCGAGAAATCGCGGCGTGTTAGAAGGAAACAGTGTAGATATTAACATGAACAATCCGACTTGCGGCGATCGGATTCATTTAACGATGAAAGTCGAAGACGGAAAAATTGCCGATGTGAAATTTGAAGGAGAAGGTTGTTCGATTTCGATGTCATCGGCGTCGATGATGACGCAGGCGATTAAAGGAAAAACAGTGGAAGAAGCATTAAAGCTGGCAACGATTTTTTCTGATATGATGCAAGGAAAAGAATATGATGACGATATTGACTTAGGCGATATTGAAGCGTTGCAAGGCGTTTCGAAATTTCCAGCCCGCATTAAATGCGCGACATTGGCATGGAAAGCAATGGAAAAAGGCTTGCATCAGCATCATTAA
- the sufB gene encoding Fe-S cluster assembly protein SufB, translated as MAKKAPEIGEYKYGFVDKDVSVFRAKRGLTREVVEEISRMKNEPQWMLEFRLKALDIFYSKPMPQWGGDLSSLDFDEITYYVKPAEKSGRSWDEVPPEIKATFDKLGIPEAEQKYLAGVSAQYESEVVYHNMKEDLEKLGVIFKDTDSALKENEDLFREYFAKVVPPTDNKFAALNSAVWSGGSFIYVPKGVKVDTPLQAYFRINSENMGQFERTLIIVDEGAHVHYVEGCTAPIYTTNSLHSAVVEIIVKKGAYCRYTTIQNWANNVFNLVTKRAVCEENATMEWIDGNIGSKLTMKYPAVILKGEGARGLTLSIAIAGKGQHQDAGAKMIHLAPNTSSTIVSKSISKQGGKVTYRGMVHFGRKASGSRSNIECDTLIMDNQSTSDTIPYNEILNDNISLEHEAKVSKVSEEQLFYLMSRGISEQEATEMIVMGFIEPFTRELPMEYAVEMNRLIKFEMEGSIG; from the coding sequence ATGGCGAAAAAAGCGCCGGAAATCGGCGAATATAAGTACGGATTCGTCGATAAAGACGTATCAGTATTCCGCGCGAAACGCGGATTGACGCGGGAAGTTGTTGAAGAAATTTCCCGGATGAAAAATGAGCCGCAATGGATGTTGGAATTCCGCTTAAAAGCGTTAGATATTTTCTACAGCAAACCAATGCCGCAATGGGGCGGCGACTTATCAAGCTTGGATTTTGATGAAATTACGTATTATGTAAAACCGGCGGAAAAATCAGGACGTTCTTGGGACGAGGTGCCGCCAGAAATTAAAGCAACGTTCGATAAGTTAGGAATTCCTGAAGCGGAACAAAAATATTTAGCGGGTGTATCCGCGCAGTACGAATCAGAAGTCGTTTACCATAATATGAAAGAAGATTTGGAAAAACTTGGCGTTATTTTTAAAGATACAGACTCCGCGTTAAAAGAAAACGAAGATCTTTTCCGCGAGTATTTTGCCAAAGTCGTGCCGCCTACGGACAATAAATTTGCGGCGCTAAACTCGGCGGTATGGTCGGGTGGTTCGTTCATTTACGTGCCGAAAGGCGTCAAAGTGGATACGCCTCTGCAAGCATACTTCCGCATTAACTCGGAAAACATGGGGCAGTTTGAGCGCACGTTAATTATCGTTGATGAAGGAGCGCACGTTCATTACGTCGAAGGATGCACCGCGCCGATTTACACAACGAACTCGCTTCATAGCGCTGTTGTTGAAATTATCGTCAAAAAAGGTGCATATTGCCGTTATACAACGATTCAAAACTGGGCGAACAACGTGTTTAACCTTGTAACGAAGCGCGCGGTTTGCGAAGAAAATGCGACGATGGAGTGGATTGACGGAAACATCGGTTCTAAATTAACGATGAAATATCCTGCTGTTATTTTGAAAGGAGAAGGCGCGCGCGGCTTGACATTATCGATCGCAATCGCCGGAAAAGGTCAGCATCAAGATGCGGGTGCGAAAATGATTCACCTTGCGCCAAACACATCATCCACGATCGTATCGAAGTCGATTTCGAAACAAGGCGGTAAAGTGACTTATCGCGGAATGGTTCACTTTGGCCGCAAAGCGTCAGGATCGCGTTCGAACATTGAATGCGATACGCTCATTATGGATAACCAATCGACATCCGATACGATCCCATATAACGAAATTTTAAACGACAACATTTCGCTCGAGCATGAAGCGAAAGTGTCAAAAGTATCCGAAGAGCAATTGTTCTATCTCATGAGTCGCGGCATTTCTGAACAGGAAGCGACAGAAATGATCGTCATGGGCTTTATCGAGCCGTTTACAAGAGAGCTTCCAATGGAATATGCGGTGGAAATGAACCGACTCATTAAATTTGAAATGGAAGGTAGTATTGGTTAA
- a CDS encoding DUF72 domain-containing protein, whose translation MIYIGLTGWGDHDSLYPPGLAAKDKLQEYAAHFPTVEVDSYFYAIQPRQNVEKWIRETPNSFRFVVKAYQGMTGHERGPIPYSSKEEMFAAFLDSIEPFIRSGKLAMVLFQFPPWFDCRREHVTYLRWCKAQMKEVPVALEFRHRSWFSPRFYAKTLQFMTEEGWIHSICDEPQAGEGSVPTVLHPTNAEKTLIRLHGRNVYGWNKATSGENWRAVRYLYRYREDELREWVAHIETLKTKTNDIYVLFNNNSGGDAADNAKQFIRLLGIEYTDLAPRQLDLF comes from the coding sequence ATGATTTATATAGGGTTAACCGGTTGGGGAGATCACGACAGCTTATATCCCCCAGGTCTTGCGGCGAAAGATAAGCTGCAAGAATACGCCGCGCATTTTCCCACTGTAGAAGTGGATTCGTATTTTTATGCGATTCAGCCGCGGCAGAATGTCGAAAAGTGGATTCGTGAAACGCCAAATTCGTTTCGCTTTGTCGTTAAAGCGTACCAAGGAATGACGGGGCATGAACGCGGCCCGATTCCATATTCAAGCAAAGAAGAGATGTTTGCCGCTTTTTTGGACTCGATCGAGCCGTTTATCCGCTCGGGAAAACTGGCGATGGTGTTGTTTCAGTTTCCGCCGTGGTTTGATTGTCGCCGCGAACATGTAACGTATTTGCGTTGGTGCAAGGCGCAAATGAAAGAAGTTCCAGTGGCGCTTGAGTTTCGCCATCGTTCATGGTTTTCCCCACGTTTTTATGCAAAAACATTGCAGTTTATGACGGAAGAGGGATGGATTCATAGCATTTGTGATGAACCGCAGGCGGGGGAAGGCTCCGTTCCAACCGTGCTTCATCCGACTAATGCGGAAAAAACGTTGATTCGTTTGCATGGACGCAACGTATATGGATGGAATAAGGCGACAAGCGGGGAAAATTGGCGAGCTGTAAGATATTTATATCGATACCGTGAAGATGAATTGCGCGAATGGGTGGCGCATATTGAAACGTTAAAAACGAAGACAAATGATATTTATGTATTGTTTAACAACAATTCCGGCGGGGATGCTGCGGATAACGCGAAGCAATTCATCCGCTTGCTTGGCATTGAGTATACGGATTTAGCGCCACGACAGCTGGATTTATTTTAG